In Cataglyphis hispanica isolate Lineage 1 chromosome 10, ULB_Chis1_1.0, whole genome shotgun sequence, a genomic segment contains:
- the LOC126852513 gene encoding mucin-5AC-like isoform X2, whose translation MWDFGNRAAVVLISVTCGCLLIYGAWGAILALALTLLLVVYACYSLLANDSLVSPHAYQILGYLSEAVHELGAAFRIAYGHGIGQVRKLGQSASRCYREHFPFRMPKRHAAAYQLSSDSYVAVKRKDTTTSTSASLSASRFSSIDQLSPIPCVPCRTRTDDALAGDAGKFYDAGDNNRVSRQQRQSAFGKHTSTPVMKSSDREGNFRNGDVDPNSRRIPTKKMSPHTLSYGENTTQFSPEGSPWGVSISPAMRPRPAGIKTVQTVAGPLLASTRYNIDPKVYTDVTSPGLTTRLTKYATEAKNKLTHQSQYGAGQFPRVNVYASPIPLLNAKSTKMRMPVTVRVAAPDVTKYSPPERQKILSNICHAENRSPTSVVQVLKEISLKRHASTEDVSFDVAKKQKTDSFFNEERELILEENKQKRGRDDSSKSEEDLSPQSKSIRPAKRTKTRSCYDILNSLSSSMHVAAGVKRKAVDFSRSGTPDFEKHFKSLESTHSDNSPTVLQSQNLDTNHTDKPEFKEIYSRNLEAHNSKKTEEFPLMKGILKSSNKESRTNLNTVASEITHKTPTKDVTETNNTKSVDPSKFVKLTEKLFMRAEPERNERLKSLVEEPSIIKVKFAIDNVEEIKREDIRNMRRTNMKARLQSMFDAISGKENKINPDVVIQADDINATVTPPVTCSVTCATLNSLTTTTNINTMPLSTAAILPSGSSSSSPDANLGSKPAITFNSPNVTPNTKVQSNMLSINKTPERKGTIDQAKVVSVAPVMASTESLQKTVSSTPSYTYDNSPTVKPKAPAATSSSSLPKSSTTFTFTPTTTPTSLSTSINFLPVDKTPSSSAFAFINSSATGATTIETNKIITTSTTVTSTAVSSSTAVSTTQANSTFTFRDAKTFSSPATIAQTTTASLPSQSTGMIILPAKTTSGSIISAGFNSTASSTSNSLTTATSTSPPSFIFGSNGTVPKNSFIFGPSDSNNQSKVNAFRSPTSSQTTSLPPVTTKSFNFFTSNNLTTTAASNLFTNVTSLATSTPTSGLLNAPALSTSTTFSTSTSSTSKPLFAFGTSNISNATSTATILPVTTASNITNFGGMKNNAVLTFGMSTTTITPQFNTSTITVPQFGVSTTSIFATTSNTTTSTNIFGTTNNSQSFFGTAPAVPGTTGIFNSPTTTVPSIFVTTTNTASSPSSTICSNLFANANANLTTSTTAAPSMFGSGTPIFGQTKLSPSFGAASGMFGNTTSPLFSSTTQAGTTSPLFNSTTQAGTTASTFNITGNVSTSTITPGFDSTSITTPAFGTPSVGTSQATPSAFGGTTNMFGSTDKNTSVPIFGTNATPASGTFGPLATTSTFGTQNPTNLTFGAAASGGTMFGDNKSPFGTTPATTTGFAGTSTSSSIPAFGAGNANNANNNTNNMFVFGNNQKDGQQNTAFPFGSNFQAASNNSTAASSTPFQFGSTAPKPASTGFNFTTQQPATTTLNFGTSAAPTFNPSTPGMFSIGSGSTAPRSRTIRTRKPR comes from the exons ATGTGGGATTTCGGTAACCGCGCTGCCGTGGTGTTGATAAGCGTGACGTGCGGGTGCCTGCTGATCTACGGCGCCTGGGGCGCTATCCTGGCGCTGGCGCTCACCCTGCTCCTGGTGGTGTACGCGTGTTATTCCCTCCTCGCCAACGACAGCCTAGTGTCCCCGCACGCTTATCAGATACTCGGTTACCTGAGCGAGGCGGTCCACGAGCTCGGCGCGGCGTTCCGGATCGCTTACGGCCACGGTATCGGACAAGTGCGTAAGCTCGGGCAAAGTGCGAGTCGTTGTTACCGCGAACATTTTCCATTCAGGATGCCTAAGCGACACGCGGCCGCTTATCAGCTGAGCAGCGATTCTTACGTCGCCGTCAAGCGCAAGGACACCACGACGTCGACGTCCGCGTCCTTATCGGCGTCCAGGTTCAGCTCGATCGATCAATTGAGCCCGATCCCATGCGTCCCATGTCGTACGCGCACCGATGATGCGCTCGCGGGGGACGCTGGTAAGTTCTACGACGCCGGCGACAATAATCGTGTGTCGCGGCAACAGCGACAATCCGCCTTCGGCAAGCACACCTCCACGCCGGTGATGAAATCCAGTGATAGGGAGGGGAACTTCAGAAACGGCGACGTAGATCCTAACTCGCGCCGGATACCCACCAAGAAGATGTCCCCTCATACACTGAGTTATGGGGAGAATACGACGCAGTTTAGTCCTGAGGGTTCTCCATGGGGCGTGAGTATCAGTCCTGCGATGCGTCCTAGACCAGCAGGCATAAAGACAGTCCAGACTGTAGCTGGACCGTTGTTAGCATCGacaagatataatattgatccaaa GGTGTATACAGATGTGACATCGCCAGGTCTTACGACAAGATTAACCAAGTATGCTACAGAggcaaagaataaattaactcATCAGTCTCAGTATGGCGCTGGGCAGTTTCCAAGAGTTAATGTTTATGCGAGTCCAATTCCTCTGTTGAATGCAAAATCCACAAAGATGAGAATGCCTGTGACAGTTAGGGTAGCAGCACCAGATGTGACGAAATACTCCCCACCGGAAAGGCAAAAGATTCTGTCTAATATTTGTCATGCAGAGAACAGATCACCCACAAGCGTTGTACAAgtattaaaagagatatcatTAAAACGACACGCATCGACAGAGGATGTCAGTTTTGATGTTGCTAAGAAGCAAAAGACAGACAGTTTCTTCAATGAGGAAAGGGAATTGATTCTAGAAGAAAACAAACAGAAACGTGGTAGGGACGATTCGTCCAAATCGGAAGAAGATCTTTCTCCTCAAAGTAAATCAATTAGACCTGCAAAACGTACAAAAACACGATCCTGTTACGATATCTTGAATTCGCTGAGTTCGAGTATGCATGTTGCTGCTGGCGTTAAAAGAAAAGCAG TTGATTTCTCACGTAGTGGGACACCCGACTTCGAAAAGCACTTCAAATCATTGGAAAGCACACATTCCGATAATTCTCCTACTGTACTGCAATCACAGAATTTAGATACAAATCATACAGATAAACCCgagtttaaagaaatatattcgagAAATCTCGAGGCACATAATTCTAAGAAAACAGAAGAATTTCCTCTGATGAAGGGAATATTAAAGTCTTCTAACAAAGAATCAAGAACCAATTTAAACACAGTAGCATCAGAAATAACTCACAAAACTCCGACAAAAGATGTCACTGAAACTAATAATACCAAATCCGTTGATCCatcaaaatttgtcaaattgaCAGAAAAACTATTTATGAGAGCTGAACCCGAACGAAATGAACGGTTGAAGTCGCTCGTAGAAGAACCAAGTATCATAAAGGTCAAGTTTGCAATTGATAATGTGGAAGAGATAAAGAGGGAGGATATACGAAATATGAGGCGAACTAATATGAAAGCCAGACTTCAAAGTATGTTCGACGCAATATCAGGAAAAg AGAACAAAATCAATCCGGACGTCGTTATACAAGCGGACGATATTAACGCGACAGTTACGCCACCAGTCACGTGCTCGGTCACTTGCGCGACCCTCAATTCTCTGACAACCACAACCAATATCAATACTATGCCGCTCTCCACCGCGGCTATTCTTCCAAGTGGTTCCTCTTCGTCGAGTCCCGATGCGAATCTTGGTTCGAAACCGGCCATAACTTTTAACTCACCGAATGTCACACCGAATACTAAAGTGCAGTCAAACATGttgtcaataaataaaactccCGAACGAAAAGGAACAATTGATCAAGCGAAAGTTGTATCAGTTGCACCTGTGATGGCGAGTACAGAGTCTTTACAAAAAACCGTATCTTCGACTCCAAGTTACACTTATGATAATTCTCCTACTGTGAAACCAAAAGCACCAGCTGCAACGTCGAGTAGTTCATTACCGAAAAGTAGCACTACGTTTACATTTACTCCTACTACCACACCAACGTCTTTATCAACGTCTATTAATTTCTTACCAGTCGATAAAACGCCATCGAGCTCGGCATtcgcatttataaattctagtGCTACGGGTGCTACGACAATCGAGACGAATAAGATTATTACTACAAGTACAACCGTTACTTCTACTGCAGTCTCTTCATCTACTGCAGTCAGTACTACACAAGCTAATTCTACTTTCACTTTCCGTGATGCTAAGACATTTTCGTCTCCCGCTACGATCGCTCAAACGACAACAGCAAGTTTACCGTCTCAATCCACTGGGATGATAATATTGCCAGCTAAGACAACTTCAGGATCAATCATCAGTGCTGGTTTTAATAGTACTGCAAGCAGTACATCGAATAGCCTCACAACAGCAACATCCACGTCTCCACCTTCGTTCATTTTCGGAAGCAACGGTACCGTTCCAAAGAATAGCTTCATATTCGGCCCATCTGACAGTAACAATCAATCGAAAGTGAATGCTTTCCGAAGTCCCACGAGCAGCCAGACGACATCATTACCGCCAGTTACgactaaatcttttaatttcttcacaTCCAATAATTTGACGACGACCGCTGCAAGTAACTTATTTACGAATGTCACATCGTTAGCGACATCCACACCAACATCCGGATTATTGAATGCACCTGCGCTCAGTACATCCACTACTTTTTCAACATCTACTTCATCTACTAGCAAACCTCTGTTTGCTTTTGGCACTTCCAATATTTCAAACGCGACATCAACAGCTACAATTTTACCAGTTACAACTGCCAGTAATATAACCAATTTTGGTGGGATGAAGAATAATGCTGTTCTCACATTTGGTATGTCTACCACGACCATCACCCCGCAATTTAACACGTCTACAATCACCGTTCCACAATTCGGTGTATCAACCACCTCTATTTTCGCCACTACGTCGAATACAACTACgagcacaaatatttttggtaCGACCAACAATAGTCAATCATTTTTCGGAACCGCACCAGCTGTACCGGGAACGACTGGTATATTTAACAGCCCGACTACCACGGTGCCTTCGATCTTCGTTACAACGACCAATACTGCATCTTCTCCAAGCAGCACCATCTGTTCCAATTTATTTGCCAATGCTAACGCCAATTTGACGACTTCAACGACTGCTGCGCCTTCGATGTTCGGTAGTGGCACGCCAATTTTCGGACAGACGAAGCTTTCGCCCTCCTTCGGAGCAGCAAGTGGCATGTTTGGCAACACGACCTCACCATTATTCAGTTCGACCACGCAAGCTGGCACGACTTCACCGTTATTCAATTCGACCACGCAAGCCGGCACAACCGCGTCCACATTCAACATCACCGGTAATGTCTCCACCAGTACGATTACCCCTGGCTTTGATAGCACGAGCATCACGACACCTGCGTTTGGAACACCAAGCGTAGGAACATCGCAGGCAACACCGTCAGCTTTTGGCGGTACGACCAATATGTTCGGTTCGACCGATAAAAATACATCGGTCCCCATATTCGGAACAAACGCTACGCCGGCTAGTGGAACTTTCGGACCTTTGGCAACGACGAGCACTTTCGGCACACAAAATCCTACGAACCTCACGTTTGGGGCTGCAGCAAGTGGCGGCACTATGTTCGGTGATAATAAATCTCCATTTGGCACAACGCCCGCGACTACTACGGGCTTTGCGGGTACATCTACATCGTCTTCGATTCCCGCCTTCGGAGCCGGCAATGCTAATAATGCGAATaataacacaaataatatGTTCGTCTTTGGGAACAATCAGAAGGATGGGCAACAGAACACTGCGTTTCCTTTCGGATCCAATTTTCAAGCTGCAAGCAACAATTCTACGGCTGCATCGTCCACTCCGTTCCAATTTGGATCTACAGCTCCCAAACCAG caTCAACAGGATTTAACTTTACTACACAACAGCCAGCGACTACTACCCTAAATTTCGGAACATCAGCAGCACCAACTTTCAATCCCTCGACACCTGGCATGTTCAGCATCGGAAGTGGATCAACCGCGCCGCGATCTAGGACAATTCGTACTCGAAAACCGAGATGA
- the LOC126852513 gene encoding mucin-5AC-like isoform X1, translating to MWDFGNRAAVVLISVTCGCLLIYGAWGAILALALTLLLVVYACYSLLANDSLVSPHAYQILGYLSEAVHELGAAFRIAYGHGIGQVRKLGQSASRCYREHFPFRMPKRHAAAYQLSSDSYVAVKRKDTTTSTSASLSASRFSSIDQLSPIPCVPCRTRTDDALAGDAGKFYDAGDNNRVSRQQRQSAFGKHTSTPVMKSSDREGNFRNGDVDPNSRRIPTKKMSPHTLSYGENTTQFSPEGSPWGVSISPAMRPRPAGIKTVQTVAGPLLASTRYNIDPKVYTDVTSPGLTTRLTKYATEAKNKLTHQSQYGAGQFPRVNVYASPIPLLNAKSTKMRMPVTVRVAAPDVTKYSPPERQKILSNICHAENRSPTSVVQVLKEISLKRHASTEDVSFDVAKKQKTDSFFNEERELILEENKQKRGRDDSSKSEEDLSPQSKSIRPAKRTKTRSCYDILNSLSSSMHVAAGVKRKAVDFSRSGTPDFEKHFKSLESTHSDNSPTVLQSQNLDTNHTDKPEFKEIYSRNLEAHNSKKTEEFPLMKGILKSSNKESRTNLNTVASEITHKTPTKDVTETNNTKSVDPSKFVKLTEKLFMRAEPERNERLKSLVEEPSIIKVKFAIDNVEEIKREDIRNMRRTNMKARLQSMFDAISGKAENKINPDVVIQADDINATVTPPVTCSVTCATLNSLTTTTNINTMPLSTAAILPSGSSSSSPDANLGSKPAITFNSPNVTPNTKVQSNMLSINKTPERKGTIDQAKVVSVAPVMASTESLQKTVSSTPSYTYDNSPTVKPKAPAATSSSSLPKSSTTFTFTPTTTPTSLSTSINFLPVDKTPSSSAFAFINSSATGATTIETNKIITTSTTVTSTAVSSSTAVSTTQANSTFTFRDAKTFSSPATIAQTTTASLPSQSTGMIILPAKTTSGSIISAGFNSTASSTSNSLTTATSTSPPSFIFGSNGTVPKNSFIFGPSDSNNQSKVNAFRSPTSSQTTSLPPVTTKSFNFFTSNNLTTTAASNLFTNVTSLATSTPTSGLLNAPALSTSTTFSTSTSSTSKPLFAFGTSNISNATSTATILPVTTASNITNFGGMKNNAVLTFGMSTTTITPQFNTSTITVPQFGVSTTSIFATTSNTTTSTNIFGTTNNSQSFFGTAPAVPGTTGIFNSPTTTVPSIFVTTTNTASSPSSTICSNLFANANANLTTSTTAAPSMFGSGTPIFGQTKLSPSFGAASGMFGNTTSPLFSSTTQAGTTSPLFNSTTQAGTTASTFNITGNVSTSTITPGFDSTSITTPAFGTPSVGTSQATPSAFGGTTNMFGSTDKNTSVPIFGTNATPASGTFGPLATTSTFGTQNPTNLTFGAAASGGTMFGDNKSPFGTTPATTTGFAGTSTSSSIPAFGAGNANNANNNTNNMFVFGNNQKDGQQNTAFPFGSNFQAASNNSTAASSTPFQFGSTAPKPASTGFNFTTQQPATTTLNFGTSAAPTFNPSTPGMFSIGSGSTAPRSRTIRTRKPR from the exons ATGTGGGATTTCGGTAACCGCGCTGCCGTGGTGTTGATAAGCGTGACGTGCGGGTGCCTGCTGATCTACGGCGCCTGGGGCGCTATCCTGGCGCTGGCGCTCACCCTGCTCCTGGTGGTGTACGCGTGTTATTCCCTCCTCGCCAACGACAGCCTAGTGTCCCCGCACGCTTATCAGATACTCGGTTACCTGAGCGAGGCGGTCCACGAGCTCGGCGCGGCGTTCCGGATCGCTTACGGCCACGGTATCGGACAAGTGCGTAAGCTCGGGCAAAGTGCGAGTCGTTGTTACCGCGAACATTTTCCATTCAGGATGCCTAAGCGACACGCGGCCGCTTATCAGCTGAGCAGCGATTCTTACGTCGCCGTCAAGCGCAAGGACACCACGACGTCGACGTCCGCGTCCTTATCGGCGTCCAGGTTCAGCTCGATCGATCAATTGAGCCCGATCCCATGCGTCCCATGTCGTACGCGCACCGATGATGCGCTCGCGGGGGACGCTGGTAAGTTCTACGACGCCGGCGACAATAATCGTGTGTCGCGGCAACAGCGACAATCCGCCTTCGGCAAGCACACCTCCACGCCGGTGATGAAATCCAGTGATAGGGAGGGGAACTTCAGAAACGGCGACGTAGATCCTAACTCGCGCCGGATACCCACCAAGAAGATGTCCCCTCATACACTGAGTTATGGGGAGAATACGACGCAGTTTAGTCCTGAGGGTTCTCCATGGGGCGTGAGTATCAGTCCTGCGATGCGTCCTAGACCAGCAGGCATAAAGACAGTCCAGACTGTAGCTGGACCGTTGTTAGCATCGacaagatataatattgatccaaa GGTGTATACAGATGTGACATCGCCAGGTCTTACGACAAGATTAACCAAGTATGCTACAGAggcaaagaataaattaactcATCAGTCTCAGTATGGCGCTGGGCAGTTTCCAAGAGTTAATGTTTATGCGAGTCCAATTCCTCTGTTGAATGCAAAATCCACAAAGATGAGAATGCCTGTGACAGTTAGGGTAGCAGCACCAGATGTGACGAAATACTCCCCACCGGAAAGGCAAAAGATTCTGTCTAATATTTGTCATGCAGAGAACAGATCACCCACAAGCGTTGTACAAgtattaaaagagatatcatTAAAACGACACGCATCGACAGAGGATGTCAGTTTTGATGTTGCTAAGAAGCAAAAGACAGACAGTTTCTTCAATGAGGAAAGGGAATTGATTCTAGAAGAAAACAAACAGAAACGTGGTAGGGACGATTCGTCCAAATCGGAAGAAGATCTTTCTCCTCAAAGTAAATCAATTAGACCTGCAAAACGTACAAAAACACGATCCTGTTACGATATCTTGAATTCGCTGAGTTCGAGTATGCATGTTGCTGCTGGCGTTAAAAGAAAAGCAG TTGATTTCTCACGTAGTGGGACACCCGACTTCGAAAAGCACTTCAAATCATTGGAAAGCACACATTCCGATAATTCTCCTACTGTACTGCAATCACAGAATTTAGATACAAATCATACAGATAAACCCgagtttaaagaaatatattcgagAAATCTCGAGGCACATAATTCTAAGAAAACAGAAGAATTTCCTCTGATGAAGGGAATATTAAAGTCTTCTAACAAAGAATCAAGAACCAATTTAAACACAGTAGCATCAGAAATAACTCACAAAACTCCGACAAAAGATGTCACTGAAACTAATAATACCAAATCCGTTGATCCatcaaaatttgtcaaattgaCAGAAAAACTATTTATGAGAGCTGAACCCGAACGAAATGAACGGTTGAAGTCGCTCGTAGAAGAACCAAGTATCATAAAGGTCAAGTTTGCAATTGATAATGTGGAAGAGATAAAGAGGGAGGATATACGAAATATGAGGCGAACTAATATGAAAGCCAGACTTCAAAGTATGTTCGACGCAATATCAGGAAAAg CAGAGAACAAAATCAATCCGGACGTCGTTATACAAGCGGACGATATTAACGCGACAGTTACGCCACCAGTCACGTGCTCGGTCACTTGCGCGACCCTCAATTCTCTGACAACCACAACCAATATCAATACTATGCCGCTCTCCACCGCGGCTATTCTTCCAAGTGGTTCCTCTTCGTCGAGTCCCGATGCGAATCTTGGTTCGAAACCGGCCATAACTTTTAACTCACCGAATGTCACACCGAATACTAAAGTGCAGTCAAACATGttgtcaataaataaaactccCGAACGAAAAGGAACAATTGATCAAGCGAAAGTTGTATCAGTTGCACCTGTGATGGCGAGTACAGAGTCTTTACAAAAAACCGTATCTTCGACTCCAAGTTACACTTATGATAATTCTCCTACTGTGAAACCAAAAGCACCAGCTGCAACGTCGAGTAGTTCATTACCGAAAAGTAGCACTACGTTTACATTTACTCCTACTACCACACCAACGTCTTTATCAACGTCTATTAATTTCTTACCAGTCGATAAAACGCCATCGAGCTCGGCATtcgcatttataaattctagtGCTACGGGTGCTACGACAATCGAGACGAATAAGATTATTACTACAAGTACAACCGTTACTTCTACTGCAGTCTCTTCATCTACTGCAGTCAGTACTACACAAGCTAATTCTACTTTCACTTTCCGTGATGCTAAGACATTTTCGTCTCCCGCTACGATCGCTCAAACGACAACAGCAAGTTTACCGTCTCAATCCACTGGGATGATAATATTGCCAGCTAAGACAACTTCAGGATCAATCATCAGTGCTGGTTTTAATAGTACTGCAAGCAGTACATCGAATAGCCTCACAACAGCAACATCCACGTCTCCACCTTCGTTCATTTTCGGAAGCAACGGTACCGTTCCAAAGAATAGCTTCATATTCGGCCCATCTGACAGTAACAATCAATCGAAAGTGAATGCTTTCCGAAGTCCCACGAGCAGCCAGACGACATCATTACCGCCAGTTACgactaaatcttttaatttcttcacaTCCAATAATTTGACGACGACCGCTGCAAGTAACTTATTTACGAATGTCACATCGTTAGCGACATCCACACCAACATCCGGATTATTGAATGCACCTGCGCTCAGTACATCCACTACTTTTTCAACATCTACTTCATCTACTAGCAAACCTCTGTTTGCTTTTGGCACTTCCAATATTTCAAACGCGACATCAACAGCTACAATTTTACCAGTTACAACTGCCAGTAATATAACCAATTTTGGTGGGATGAAGAATAATGCTGTTCTCACATTTGGTATGTCTACCACGACCATCACCCCGCAATTTAACACGTCTACAATCACCGTTCCACAATTCGGTGTATCAACCACCTCTATTTTCGCCACTACGTCGAATACAACTACgagcacaaatatttttggtaCGACCAACAATAGTCAATCATTTTTCGGAACCGCACCAGCTGTACCGGGAACGACTGGTATATTTAACAGCCCGACTACCACGGTGCCTTCGATCTTCGTTACAACGACCAATACTGCATCTTCTCCAAGCAGCACCATCTGTTCCAATTTATTTGCCAATGCTAACGCCAATTTGACGACTTCAACGACTGCTGCGCCTTCGATGTTCGGTAGTGGCACGCCAATTTTCGGACAGACGAAGCTTTCGCCCTCCTTCGGAGCAGCAAGTGGCATGTTTGGCAACACGACCTCACCATTATTCAGTTCGACCACGCAAGCTGGCACGACTTCACCGTTATTCAATTCGACCACGCAAGCCGGCACAACCGCGTCCACATTCAACATCACCGGTAATGTCTCCACCAGTACGATTACCCCTGGCTTTGATAGCACGAGCATCACGACACCTGCGTTTGGAACACCAAGCGTAGGAACATCGCAGGCAACACCGTCAGCTTTTGGCGGTACGACCAATATGTTCGGTTCGACCGATAAAAATACATCGGTCCCCATATTCGGAACAAACGCTACGCCGGCTAGTGGAACTTTCGGACCTTTGGCAACGACGAGCACTTTCGGCACACAAAATCCTACGAACCTCACGTTTGGGGCTGCAGCAAGTGGCGGCACTATGTTCGGTGATAATAAATCTCCATTTGGCACAACGCCCGCGACTACTACGGGCTTTGCGGGTACATCTACATCGTCTTCGATTCCCGCCTTCGGAGCCGGCAATGCTAATAATGCGAATaataacacaaataatatGTTCGTCTTTGGGAACAATCAGAAGGATGGGCAACAGAACACTGCGTTTCCTTTCGGATCCAATTTTCAAGCTGCAAGCAACAATTCTACGGCTGCATCGTCCACTCCGTTCCAATTTGGATCTACAGCTCCCAAACCAG caTCAACAGGATTTAACTTTACTACACAACAGCCAGCGACTACTACCCTAAATTTCGGAACATCAGCAGCACCAACTTTCAATCCCTCGACACCTGGCATGTTCAGCATCGGAAGTGGATCAACCGCGCCGCGATCTAGGACAATTCGTACTCGAAAACCGAGATGA